A single region of the Yersinia entomophaga genome encodes:
- the grpE gene encoding nucleotide exchange factor GrpE codes for MSSKEQKTPNEQVSEEMEQAVEQQAGAAQETSDGVDPRVAELETQLADALQRERESLLRAKAEVENIRRRTELDIEKAHKFALEKFSSSLLPVIDNLERALESADRSNTELTSMIEGIELTLKSLLDAVGKYGIEVVGETNVPFNPEVHQAMTMLESADHEPNQVMMVMQKGYTLNGRLLRPAMVAVSKAKA; via the coding sequence ATGAGTAGTAAAGAACAGAAAACGCCTAACGAGCAAGTCTCGGAAGAAATGGAACAAGCAGTCGAGCAGCAAGCGGGAGCCGCACAAGAGACTAGTGACGGTGTTGATCCGCGGGTTGCAGAGCTGGAAACCCAATTGGCTGACGCCTTGCAGCGTGAGCGCGAAAGCCTGTTACGCGCGAAAGCTGAAGTTGAGAATATCCGTCGCCGTACCGAATTGGATATTGAAAAAGCGCATAAATTTGCGTTAGAGAAATTTTCATCATCCTTACTCCCGGTGATTGATAATCTGGAACGTGCTCTGGAATCAGCAGATCGCTCCAATACCGAATTGACATCAATGATCGAAGGTATCGAATTGACGCTGAAATCCTTACTGGATGCAGTGGGCAAATACGGTATCGAAGTTGTGGGTGAAACCAATGTGCCTTTCAACCCGGAAGTTCATCAGGCGATGACTATGCTTGAGTCTGCCGATCATGAGCCGAACCAAGTGATGATGGTGATGCAAAAGGGTTATACGCTGAATGGCCGTCTGTTGCGCCCGGCGATGGTTGCGGTTTCCAAAGCGAAAGCTTAA